In Aspergillus luchuensis IFO 4308 DNA, chromosome 1, nearly complete sequence, the following are encoded in one genomic region:
- a CDS encoding putative MFS transporter (COG:G;~EggNog:ENOG410PH2S;~InterPro:IPR020846,IPR011701,IPR036259;~PFAM:PF07690;~TransMembrane:12 (i144-167o187-206i211-228o240-263i270-293o299-319i510-534o554-578i599-620o626-652i672-688o694-716i);~go_function: GO:0022857 - transmembrane transporter activity [Evidence IEA];~go_process: GO:0055085 - transmembrane transport [Evidence IEA]), producing the protein MATGEEPATASPAQQSNPARSWWKRLRGSNAPETPAITTSQSPYRPKRTLGILSDKETDEVPGTVLLLSSNRNEPLGLEHQPHRESHSSLPSPYPPSRSSSRASRASRARQQKKKTPDGNIVLDPQPDDSMNDPLNWPVWRRDAALVSLGFYCLMGGGMTPILAAGFSQVAAAYDVTTQKVAYTTGLYMLGLGIGSVIMSPTAILYGKRPVYLLGATLFIISAVWCALSPNYPSLVIARIFQGIAVSPVECLPSATIAEIYFLHERAYRVGIYTLLLLGGKNLIPLVSAAIIGSLGWRWVFWIVAIVVGACLALLFFFVPETFWDRTPRPRKAHKRPSFYRSVSNIVSHGLRGRPPHAHRLEENPPDDDPSSLEPKKSKKGHVGFVDDHDEEPETISEKIEEPAGQDPISLTPERPATESTPSEDPEKADGLLHPPPLAHIHPHDLEAAREAAISPTRSESLDPGPPITSAAQYTNRLRDQPPIPFTYYLRPWNGRIAHDNWLRVAVRPFILFAYPSVLWSTVVYALSVGWLIVLSESVATIYEQRDTYNFTALQTGLIYISPFVGGLLGTAVAGKVSDIIVQFMTRRNGGVYEPEFRLVMAIPIAISTTIGLMGFGWSAQEKDAWIVPTIFFGIVSFGCCLGSTTSITFCVDSYRQYAGEALVTLNWSKNVFHGLIFSLFIVDWLDAEGSRLVFIALGVIQLGCLLFSIPMYIYGKRARMWTVRMRLMERF; encoded by the exons ATGGCGACCGGAGAAGAGCCTGCCACGGCGTCCCCCGCACAGCAGTCGAACCCAGCTAGAAGCTGGTGGAAACGGCTGCGGGGGTCTAATGCCCCTGAAACGCCCGCCATTACCACGAGTCAAAGCCCTTATCGCCCCAAAAGGACTCTGGGTATCCTAAGTGACAAGGAGACGGATGAAGTGCCTG GGACCGTTCTTCTACTCTCGTCAAATCGTAATGAGCCTCTCGGTCTGGAACATCAACCGCACCGCGAATCGCATTCGTCGCTGCCATCGCCTTATCCACCGTCTCGTTCCTCTTCTCGTGCTTCCCGTGCCTCTCGTGCGCGCcagcagaaaaagaaaaccccGGATGGCAACATAGTGCTGGATCCTCAACCCGATGACTCCATGAACGATCCCCTCAATTGGCCTGTATGGCGGCGAGATGCAGCTCTGGTGTCGTTGGGGTTCTATTGTCTGATGGGAGGCGGTATGACCCCCATTTTGGCCGCCGGTTTCAGCCAGGTAGCTGCTGCGTATGATGTGACCACCCAGAAGGTTGCATATACGACGGGGTTGTACATGTTGGGTCTTGGGATTGGGTCCGTGATCATGTCTCCAACAGCTATTCTGTATGGAAAGCGGCCGGTATACCTTCTCGGAGCGACCCTCTTCATTATTTCGGCGGTCTGGTGTGCACTGTCACCCAACTACCCCAGCTTGGTCATCGCTCGTATCTTCCAGGGCATTGCAGTAAGCCCGGTCGAGTGCCTCCCTTCTGCCACAATTGCTGAGATCTACTTCCTGCACGAACGGGCGTATCGGGTCGGTATATATACCCTCCTGCTCCTAGGAGGCAAGAACCTGATTCCCCTAGTGAGTGCAGCTATCATCGGGAGTCTGGGGTGGCGCTGGGTTTTCTGGATTGTTGCTATCGTCGTTGGCGCTTGCCTcgcccttcttttcttctttgtcccCGAGACATTCTGGGATCGCACACCTCGGCCACGAAAGGCTCACAAGCGTCCCAGCTTCTACCGTAGCGTGTCGAACATTGTGTCCCATGGGTTGCGCGGTCGACCGCCTCACGCTCATCGCCTGGAGGAGAATCCGCCGGATGATGACCCTAGCTCTTTAGAgccgaagaagtccaagaaggGTCATGTTGGGTTTGTGGATGACCATGACGAGGAACCAGAGACCATCTCTGAGAAGATAGAGGAGCCGGCTGGCCAGGATCCTATATCGTTAACACCAGAGCGTCCTGCCACTGAGTCGACGCCAAGCGAAGACCCTGAGAAGGCGGATGGgctccttcatcctccgccatTGGCACACATTCACCCCCATGATCTTGAAGCTGCTCGGGAAGCGGCGATCTCCCCAACTCGCAGTGAGTCGCTGGACCCGGGTCCGCCGATCACGTCGGCGGCTCAGTACACCAACCGACTCCGGGATCAGCCGCCCATCCCGTTTACTTACTATCTCCGCCCGTGGAATGGCCGGATTGCTCACGACAATTGGCTACGTGTCGCGGTGCGGCCATTCATTCTATTTGCATATCCTTCTGTGCTGTGGTCAACTGTAGTGTATGCCTTGTCTGTCGGCTGGCTCATTGTGCTGTCCGAGTCGGTTGCTACAATTTATGAGCAGCGAGACACTTACAACTTTACTGCGCTGCAGACTGGTCTCATTTACATCTCACCCTTCGTGGGCGGCTTGCTGGGTACCGCTGTTGCTGGTAAGGTGTCTGACATTATTGTGCAATTTATGACACGACGCAACGGGGGCGTCTACGAGCCGGAGTTCCGGCTGGTGATGGCGATTCCCATTGCCATTTCGACCACCATTGGACTGATGGGATTCGGTTGGAGTGCgcaggagaaggatgctTGGATTGTGcccaccatcttcttcgggaTCGTCTCATTTGGATGCTGCCTGGGAAGCACGACATCCATCACCTTTTGCGTCGACAGCTACCGCCAATATGCCGGGGAGGCACTGGTGACATTGAACTGGAGTAAGA ATGTTTTCCATGGGCTGATCTTTTCGCTGTTCATTGTTGACTGGCTGGATGCGGAGGGCTCCCGGTTGGTGTTTATCGCGCTGGGAGTGATCCAGCTGGGCTGTCTATTGTTTTCGATTCCCATGTACATTTATGGCAAACGGGCCCGGATGTGGACGGTTCGGATGCGCCTGATGGAACGATTCTAG
- a CDS encoding uncharacterized protein (COG:S;~EggNog:ENOG410PM05;~InterPro:IPR036259;~TransMembrane:12 (i22-48o68-90i97-129o149-166i187-210o216-236i257-276o282-299i320-340o346-365i377-403o415-436i)), which yields MGLFKSVRNGWNDFTPKERREAACYILGITLYKFGLEAFNGSIITLATNRYDYDALRANMPPNTFQRVGLMVGLNQACQCVGSILMAPLIRRYPARLILMAAMLAFGIFSAILLIIDACTGGTFVPAAFRPHHPQNDFHYYGRYNTDSIIPIYCVSGFSYGMVELIRRIIPRDIVGGNLKRLRRLDALVHIFYEVSGTAGAFCTALALIPHLGNNYSFLVTPICFTLAAVAWSFLGDDVFKAHKAAEPPDQTTYIRAALRGIMLFLESIWVGARIIFTTRKFIWLLPGYSIALYAHRYLESAVMPALARRYLGNAAWSQIMVGGSNLGELFGAVFVIFLNNRVRTPMPWLRVDALMLLITWYLPFWKPPVHRVRDALFAALSFVPVSFGWAAGDVSLAAYIQATLTRMESTSKNVSALGAVMAFLYSTYIVLYAITSPLLGSYIDRVYVETGGPVGGGDIHLAIRNVASVQFSVISLLVLVSSFLPRGSLALNPVALDDEDLEEEDWGNDVLSSKASVVSLPL from the coding sequence ATGGGGCTGTTCAAAAGCGTTCGCAACGGCTGGAATGACTTCACGCCCAAAGAACGGCGCGAAGCTGCCTGCTACATTCTAGGCATCACACTTTACAAGTTTGGCCTGGAGGCGTTCAATGGATCGATTATCACGCTCGCCACCAACCGCTACGATTATGATGCCCTTCGCGCCAACATGCCTCCCAACACCTTCCAACGCGTCGGGCTCATGGTCGGCCTTAATCAAGCCTGCCAGTGTGTTGGATCAATACTCATGGCTCCCCTGATTCGTCGCTATCCAGCTCGGTTGATTCTAATGGCAGCTATGTTGGCCTTTGGCATCTTCAGCGCCATCCTTCTGATCATTGATGCTTGTACTGGTGGCACCTTTGTCCCGGCTGCCTTCcgtcctcaccacccccagaaTGACTTTCACTACTATGGTCGTTACAACACGGACAGTATCATACCGATTTATTGCGTGAGTGGCTTCAGTTATGGAATGGTCGAGCTCATCCGCCGCATCATTCCCAGGGACATTGTTGGCGGAAACCTAAAGAGATTGCGACGCCTGGACGCTCTGGTTCACATTTTCTACGAGGTATCAGGTACCGCTGGCGCATTCTGCACTGCACTGGCTCTGATTCCTCATCTGGGgaataattattctttccTCGTGACACCCATCTGCTTTACACTCGCAGCTGTTGCCTGGTCCTTCCTTGGAGATGATGTGTTCAAAGCTCACAAAGCGGCAGAACCCCCTGACCAGACAACATATATCCGAGCAGCGCTGAGAGGAATCATGCTTTTTCTCGAGTCGATCTGGGTGGGTGCGCggatcatcttcaccacacGCAAATTCATATGGTTACTGCCCGGGTATTCGATTGCTTTGTATGCTCATCGCTATCTCGAGAGTGCAGTTATGCCAGCACTTGCGCGTCGCTATCTAGGCAACGCCGCATGGTCGCAGATTATGGTGGGAGGGTCCAATCTGGGAGAACTGTTTGGCGCAGTGTTTGTCATCTTTCTCAATAACCGCGTGCGCACTCCCATGCCTTGGCTGCGAGTTGATGCGCTCATGCTTCTCATCACATGGTATCTGCCATTCTGGAAACCCCCAGTGCATCGGGTCCGAGATGCTTTGTTTGCTGCCCTCAGCTTTGTCCCTGTTTCTTTTGGCTGGGCGGCCGGTGATGTCTCGCTGGCGGCGTATATCCAGGCGACGCTGACACGAATGGAGTCAACGTCGAAAAATGTTTCTGCGCTCGGGGCTGTCATGGCGTTCTTGTATTCCACTTATATCGTGCTGTACGCTATTACCTCTCCGCTGCTGGGAAGTTACATTGACCGGGTGTATGTGGAAACCGGAGGTCCAGTCGGAGGGGGTGATATCCATCTGGCTATTCGGAATGTGGCCAGTGTGCAGTTCAGTGTGATATCTTTGCTGGTACTTGTTTCCTCATTTCTGCCTCGGGGATCGCTGGCGCTGAATCCAGTGGCGCTGGATGACGAAgacctggaggaggaggattgggGGAACGATGTGCTGTCCTCGAAAGCGAGTGTTGTGAGCTTGCCCTTATGA
- a CDS encoding uncharacterized protein (COG:S;~EggNog:ENOG410Q0X1;~InterPro:IPR013783,IPR036452,IPR011483;~PFAM:PF07632;~SECRETED:SignalP(1-17)): MRFLGCLPLLGAGLALALPHGRASSNGSLLSYPTKPRIFIMSDIANEPDDSESLVRYLVYSNQFQNEGLVAVTSTWLKDQVRPDLMLETIDAYAKVVDNLNKHAPEDSPYPSAEYMRGIVSHGLPVYGMEALKNNNTYSPGAELLIKSLTNTTSGQPLWVLSWGGDNVLAQALLNISLTYSPSEAASFRSNLWVYTISDQDDTGAWIRNNWPEIHFINSMHVFNQYGVAAWSGISGEINYEFDKGGPDSSYVTHEWLKKNIRIGPLGAKYPDFEYIMEGDSPTLLYMIQNGLGDPEHPNYGSWGGRYAPVCETCDWDNHYSDTDDQVIGMNNETFTSNKATIWRWREAYQNDFAARMQWTLSASETNKTWNHHPVVVVNGAGGLHPVTVNASVGAKITLDAGETYDPDGDSLSFEWFQYLEPSTDNASTEGNVADLNITTSSGGRVATVKVPTAEDSCEEDGCQLLHLILRVKDTGNPPLTTYRRTLIQVSNSTSV; this comes from the exons ATGAGGTTCCTTGGGTGTCTACCTCTCCTCGGCGCAGggctggctctggctctccCTCATGGCCGAGCCAGCTCGAACGGATCCCTTCTCTCCTATCCGACCAAGCCGCGCATCTTTATTATGTCGGATATTGCCAATGAACCCGATGACTCTGAGTCTCTTGTTCGCTATCTCGTCTACAGTAACCAGTTCCAAAATGAAGGGCTTGTGGCCGTCACTTCCACGTGGCTGAAGGACCAAGTACGCCCGGACTTGATGCTGGAGACCATTGATGCCTACGCGAAGGTGGTAGATAACTTGAATAAACATGCTCCTGAGGATTCGCCGTATCCTTCGGCAGAATACATGAGAGGGATTGTGTCTCATGGTCTTCCG GTATATGGCATGGAGGCACTTAAGAACAATAACACCTATAGCCCCGGTGCTGAGCTCCTCATCAAGAGTCTCACCAACACAACCTCTGGGCAGCCCCTCTGGGTCTTGTCTTGGGGCGGCGACAACGTCCTTGCACAGGCTCTCCTAAATATATCCCTCACATATTCACCCTCTGAGGCAGCATCATTCCGCTCAAACCTATGGGTCTACACCATCTCCGATCAAGACGACACCGGGGCTTGGATCCGCAATAACTGGCCCGAAATCCACTTTATAAACTCCATGCATGTCTTTAATCAGTATGGAGTGGCTGCCTGGTCGGGGATCTCAGGCGAGATCAACTATGAATTTGATAAAGGCGGCCCAGATTCATCGTATGTGACGCACGAatggctgaagaagaacatccGGATCGGTCCACTCGGAGCCAAGTATCCCGACTTCGAATATATCATGGAGGGAGATAGCCCTACGCTGCTGTATATGATCCAGAACGGGCTGGGCGATCCCGAACACCCGAACTATGGCAGTTGGGGCGGACGGTACGCGCCAGTGTGTGAAACATGTGACTGGGACAACCACTACAGCGATACGGACGACCAGGTCATCGGCATGAACAACGAAACTTTCACCTCCAACAAAGCGACAATCTGGCGTTGGAGAGAGGCATATCAGAATGACTTTGCGGCACGCATGCAGTGGACGTTGTCTGCTTCGGAGACGAACAAGACCTGGAACCACCAcccggtggtggttgtaaaCGGGGCGGGCGGGTTGCATCCTGTCACTGTCAATGCGTCCGTGGGGGCGAAAATCACCTTGGATGCGGGAGAGACGTATGATCCCGATGGAGATAGTCTGTCCTTCGAATGGTTCCAGTACCTGGAGCCGTCTACGGATAACGCGAGTACAGAGGGGAACGTAGCCGATCTGAACATAACCACCAGTTCTGGTGGAAGAGTCGCAACGGTTAAGGTTCCGACAGCGGAGGACAGCTGCGAAGAGGATGGCTGCCAATTGTTGCATTTGATTCTACGAGTAAAAGACACTGGGAATCCGCCGTTGACCACATACCGACGCACACTGATCCAAGTGTCGAACAGCACGTCAGTCTAG
- a CDS encoding EGFR-like transmembrane domain-containing protein (COG:S;~EggNog:ENOG410PPWM;~InterPro:IPR008972;~SECRETED:SignalP(1-24);~TransMembrane:1 (n7-18c24/25o218-240i)) encodes MLSILMAAHLLALVAMLLATTASAQSHSSTTGISTTSTTRATSTTTTAVATHTVQVGSKEDPHQYSPHNVSAAVGDIIVFEFYPRNHSVVKADYLAPCVPASGEIFYSGIFNSFNEEDGQLVGPPPTWSLVVNDTEPTFFYCTAIDSCIGNGMVGVINPNSTMTFESQYNRAKTYPYMLVPGQSIPAEGTIPPTSTSTSTSSPSNTPSSSSPALSTGAIVGIVIGSVAFIAILGALFFLLGRNRVYRQWMSSQDGRHERTARWAALLSPGQSTGKGGGNSAAGGGGGGGGQRKSEMDGGSALVPQSEFSGATVGSGLSPPLGQGMWGWDGQQSPQHMQMQQQVGGIGGGVYQGPHGQGQGQGQGQVMYEAMVRGPSELDGSGTGRT; translated from the exons ATGCTATCCATCCTAATGGCAGCCCATCTGCTCGCTCTTGTGGCAATGCTGCTCGCTACTACTGCATCAGCCCAATCTCACAGCAGCACGACCGGCATCTCAAcgacttccaccaccagagcaacatccaccacaaccaccgcGGTAGCAACCCATACTGTTCAGGTCGGCTCAAAAGAAGATCCTCATCAATACTCGCCTCATAATGTCTCCGCTGCGGTCGGCGATATTATCGTCTTCGAGTTCTATCCAAGAAATCACTCCGTCGTGAAAGCAGACTATCTTGCGCCATGTGTGCCCGCCAGCGGAGAGATCTTCTACTCGGGAATATTCAATAGTTTcaatgaggaggatggccaGTTGGTTGGACCG CCCCCAACCTGGTCCCTAGTCGTCAACGACACCGAG CCCACATTCTTCTACTGCACCGCCATAGACTCCTGCATCGGCAACGGCATGGTCGGCGTCATAAACCCA AACTCCACCATGACCTTCGAATCGCAATACAACCGCGCAAAGACCTACCCCTACATGCTCGTCCCAGGCCAATCCATCCCCGCCGAAGGCACCATCCCCCCGACCTCCACATCAACCTCGACCTCATCCCCCTCTAACACCCCCTCCTCAAGTTCACCAGCGCTCAGCACCGGCGCCATCGTCGGCATCGTCATCGGCTCCGTGGCCTTCATCGCTATTCTCGGCGCgttgttcttcctcctcggaaGAAATCGCGTCTATCGGCAGTGGATGTCCAGTCAGGATGGAAGACATGAGCGGACCGCGAGGTGGGCGGCGCTGTTGAGTCCGGGACAGAGTActgggaaggggggtggtAATTCTGCtgccggtggcggtggtggtggtggagggcaGAGGAAGAGTGAGATGGATGGCGGGAGTGCGTTAGTGCCGCAGAGTGAGTTTAGTGGTGCGACTGTTGGGTCGGGGTTGTCGCCGCCGTTGGGGCAGGGGATGTGGGGTTGGGACGGACAGCAGTCGCCGCAGCATATGCaaatgcagcagcaggttggaggaattggaggtgGGGTGTATCAAGGGCCGCATGGTCAGGGTCAGGGACAGGGACAGGGACAGGTGATGTATGAGGCGATGGTTAGAGGGCCGTCGGAGTTGGATGGGTCGGGAACGGGGAGGACTTGA